The Acinetobacter sp. WCHA45 DNA window TTTAGAATTCTTTTCGATTGTTGTTCCCGATGGTACATTTACGTCAAATTTGCAACACCTTAAAGTTGGTGATGAACTTTATTTAGATAAAATATCTTATGGTTATTTGACTTTGGCTCGGTATCAACAACCTTTACCGCAAGATCTTTGGCTATTGGGGACTGGTACTGGACTTGCACCATTTCTATGCATGTTACAAGACTTTGAAACTTGGAATAAATATAAACATATTCATCTAGTTTATAGCGTTCGCACAGAGTCTGAGTTGGCTTATGTGGAACGTATTGAAGAAATCGCAGCATCATTTGGTGAAGGGCATTCTGGATTTAAATTCATTCCAATTGTTACCCGTGATCCTAAAGCCGCATTACATGATCGACTCCCAATTTTAATTGGTAATGGCGAATTAGAAAAAGCAGCAGGATTAGCTTTGAACCCTGCCAGTAGTCATGTGATGTTGTGTGGTAATCCTCAGATGGTTGAGGATACAAAAGAGGCACTTAAACAACGAGGTTTAACGATGAATCGTCGTGGTGAAGGTAATATTGCAGTAGAGAATTATTGGTAGTCGTATGGTATGGATATGTCTTAATGTACAAACATATCCATAAATTCACGGATTTCTTGAATTGCAGTATCGACATCAGTGTTTAGCCATGTCGGTTCAAAAATACCGATATAATGTTCTAAACGGTCTTGAGGAACAACAAGGCGAACAGGGCAATCTTCTTCGAGTAGGCGCCAAGGTAAAATAGGCACTTCATTGTCTAAAAAAGGTTGTACATTTCGAATATCGATAATCATTGCATTTACACAATCAGGTAAAGGCATGACGGAGAATTCTTCAGTACGACGACGGAAGTATTCTAAATCTCCCCACTTTAAGATATAGCTTGGCTTATTAAACTCAATAATTCCTATTAAATGTTCATCACGTGTGTGATGTAAAAAACATTGATGAGTAACATCCGTGTCTAAATCAAGAGAAACACTTTGTTGACTATAGGACATAAAGCAAAACATATGAGAAACGAAGCCGACTAGTATAGCTTATTTTTAGCGTATTCTAAAACCGACTATATTTTAAACAAAAAAATAAATAAAAAAAGTAGAGTTCTGCAAACACTGCAACGATAGTCCGAAGCTTTTTCACACAATGCAACATTGAGTATTGCTAAGATAAAAGCCTAACAAATAAAAGGATGAGGGCTGCTATGATGCATGATTTTAGTAAGCCACAACCTCATGTGGCGAGTCGAGAGGAAATTGCAAAGAAAAAGAAACTACCCGTTTATATGTTGATCATTGTGGGGGGGTTCCTAATTGCACTTCTTGTTTATATGGTCGCGGATCATTCAGCGAATCCAACTGCTCAAGTGATGATATC harbors:
- a CDS encoding ferredoxin--NADP reductase, yielding MSIEKFSVEKVLSVHRWTHNLFSFTMTRPAHFKFTAGQFARIGLMVGGELVVRAYSVVSSPFDETLEFFSIVVPDGTFTSNLQHLKVGDELYLDKISYGYLTLARYQQPLPQDLWLLGTGTGLAPFLCMLQDFETWNKYKHIHLVYSVRTESELAYVERIEEIAASFGEGHSGFKFIPIVTRDPKAALHDRLPILIGNGELEKAAGLALNPASSHVMLCGNPQMVEDTKEALKQRGLTMNRRGEGNIAVENYW